The region CTGGGAATAATATGATGTTAAATAATTACTTTTTAAAAAACATACCTGAGAGTATTAATAATGCCATTATAGGCTATACACAACAGCAAAAAATGATTATATTAATGCTAAAGTATTTTATGGCACCGTTATTTAGTATTATTCCTTTAATAGCTGTTAATTTTATAGCGGCAGATAGTATTGCAGGTGAAAAAGAGCGAAAAACCTTAGAGGCAATTAAGTATGCACCTATTTCTTTTAAAGAATTGTTTTTAGGAAAGATTGCAAGCATTATGTGTATAACAATGTTTATCACTACAATATCTTTCATTTTATATTGTCTTGTGTCAAATACTATATCAATGATTAATATTAAAGAATTGATACTGCCAAATATAGCTTGGATATTAGTATGTTTTTATATTACACCATTATTATGTTTTTTTGGTATAGGATTTATGATTATTGTATCTGCTAAAGCTAAAGGTTTTAGAGAAGCTCAGCAAATGGGAGGTTTTATAGTATTACCTCCGATTATATTTACTATCATTCAGAGCTTTGGTGTAATGGTACTAGGAATAAAAGTTTTACTTTTATTAGGTATTGTAATATTGTTAATCGATATTTTTGTATATAAATTAGGGGTTAAAGTTTTTCATAATAATCTATATAACAATTAATTTGTAAGTACTTTTAGAAGAGTGTATATTTAGAGAAATTTAATAAACATGCAATGCAAGTATTCTACTTATGATGTCAAATAGATTTTGTGGTAATTCTATAGTTTAGCTATATTGAGTAAATAATACTGTAGTTTTAGACAAATTAACATATTGCTTGGTAAAAAACTTTATATTATTCTTAGATGTTTTATAATAGTAGGCTATGGAGTTAAAGGATTAAAATAATAAAATATGCTATAATAGGGTATGTGTTCTTATATTAAATAAACATTTAAAAATAATAGTATTATAGGATAATTTGACTAGAAGATAGGTAGGAGAACGATTATGAAAAAAATCGATGCAGTTTATCAAGTTTTAGTTCAATTAAATGATAAGGGTATAAAAAGTATTTCAGCAGAGGATTTAGTAGGTTATTTGGAGCTTAATAGATCAAGTATAAGCCGATATCTTAACGAATTATATAGAAATGGAAAAGTTTTAAAGAGTAAAAGTAGACCTGTTTTGTATAGCCTGAATGAGAAAGAGTGTAATAGTCCAATAACTAAGAAAGAAAGTGAAATATCTGGCTTTGATGTTATCGCTGGTTCGGATTTAAGTCTTAGAGTAGCAATTCAGCAAGCAAAAGCAGCTATTCTTTATCCTCCTAGAGGTTTGCATACACTTATATTAGGAGAAACAGGTGTAGGAAAATCTATGTTTGCAGAATTAATGCATGATTTTGCTAAGGAATCAAATGTAATTGATAATAAAGCACCTTTTATTAGATTTAATTGTGCAGATTATGTTGATAATCCACAGCTTATTTTAAGTCAAATTTTTGGAGTAAAAAAAGGTGCTTATACTGGAGCGGATAGTGACAAAGAAGGTTTACTGAAAAAATCTCATGGTGGTATTTTATTTTTAGATGAAGTTCATAGATTACCTCCTCAAGGACAGGAAATGCTCTTTACTTTCATAGATAAAGGTTGTTTTAGACCTTTAGGTGAAACAGAAAAGATGGAAAATGTAGAAACTCAAATAATTGCTGCTACAACAGAATACCCTCAATCTAGTTTGTTGAGGACTTTTGTTAGAAGGATACCTATGATTATTGAGATTCCTCCTCTTAGAGACAGAAGTTTAATTGAAAGATACAATTTGTTGATAGATTTTATAAAATCTGAGTCAAAACGATTAAATAAAAGCATATATTTAGAAAAAAATGTTTTGATTTCATATCTTTTATATGAATGTCCAAATAATATAGGACAGTTAAAAAGCGACTTTCAACTTGCCTGTGCAAAGGCATTTTTAAAATATAAGACTAATGTACTGGGATACATTTTAATAGAACAAGTAGATTTACAAAGAGATGTAAAAAAAGGATTAATGAATGTTCAAAAGTATAGAAAAGAGATTGACGAGGTATTAAAATATAAAGGTGATGTTTTAAGGTTTCATTTTAATGAAGAGAAATTTGTGAATAACACAGTAGTTTCACTAGACAATGATGAAAAAAGCGAAATGTTCTATGATATTATTGAAAAGAGATTGTTAGAATTAAAAGATCAAGGATTAGAAGAAAAGGAAATAAGTCAAATATTAAACATAGACATTGAAAGCTATTTTAATAAATATATAAGCAAGCTGCCTAAAATACTCCCTAAAGAAAAGTTAGCTAAAGTAGTAAATAAAGAAATAGCAGAAACGGTATATGAGATATTAAATATAGCTGAAATGAAATTAAATAAGAGATTTGATGAAAAAGTTTATATTGGACTTGCAATACATTTACAAGTTAGTATCGAACGTATAAGGAATGGTAACAAAATTTTTAATCCTAAGCTAAACTTTATAAGAGTGAGATATGCAGATGAGTTTTTAGTAGCTATGGAACTAACGAAGATATTAGATAATAGATTCAATATAGAATTTCCTATTGATGAAATTGGATATTTAGCAATGTTTTTAGCTTTTGATTTATATGAACAAGAAATAGAAAAGGATTCTAAGGTAGGTATACTAGTGATGATGCATGGTGATTCTACAGCTAGCAGTATGACCAATGTAGCTAATAGACTTATAGGTGAAGATTATGCTCAGGCGATAGATATGCCTTTAAATGTAAATGTTGATGAAATGTATGAGGTAGCTAAGGAAAAAATTATAAATATGAATAATGGCAAGGGGGTACTATTATTAGTTGATATGGGTTCTCTTTGTAATTTTGGAGAAATGATTTCAGATGAAACTGGAATAAATATTAAAACTATTCAAATGGCAAGTACGCCTGTGGTTATAGAAGCATTAAGTAAAGCAGTATTAGGAAGAAAATTAAATTCTATATATAAAGCGTGTATTCAAATAAGTAGATATAAAATTGAAGCAAAACCAAGAAATAATAAAATAAGAAAATTTCTAATTATAACAACATGTTTTACAGGAGAAGGAGTTGCAGAAACATTAAAGAAAATAATTAGTGAAAATGTAATTAAAACATCGAGTATAGAAATCAAAGCGTTAAATATTTTGGATCGTAATGACTTTCTAGCACATGTTGAAAAATTGAGTAAAGAATATAAAATTCTCGCAGTAGTTGGGACTGTAAATATTTTCATTGAGAATATACCTTTTATACCAGCACCAGACATATTAGATGGAAGTGCTAATGATAAAATCAACAAATTAATTAAGACAGAAGAAATATATATGAAGATTGAAGATACATTAAAAAATCATATTGAAATTATTGGAATAGAGAGTGTTGTAGATGAATGTAGATTAATTATTAAAAACATAGAAGAAGTATTAAGTATAATGATAAATGAGGAAGTAAAATCAGGAATTATTCTTCATATAGCTTTTATGATTGATAGAATTAAGAATGGTGAATCAAATAAAATAGTAGAAGATTTCAGAGAAATTAGAAATCAATACAATAGAGAATTTATTTTTATAAAACAAGCACTTAAGCCATTAGAACAAAAATATGAAATAAATATAAATGACAGTGAATTATCTAATATAGTCAAAATAATAGTGAAAAATAATGAAGCATAAACTAAACTGTGCAAAAAAATAAATACTGTGCAATTTTTAAAATACGTAGTGTGCAAATTCCCTGCACACTATTTTTTGTATTAAAGTACTAAAATGCAGTTATTATAGTATAAGAAAGAGTTGTTTTAATTGGCATACAATTTGCACTATATATAATGTGTAATAATTAAATCTAAGGAGGGATAGACATGATAAGAATAATGCTAGTATGTTCGTCAGGAATGTCAACAAGTTTATTAGTTAGTAAAATGAAAAAAGCTGCTGAAAAATCAAATATTGAAGTAGATATTAATGCTATTGGTTCAGCTCAGCTTTCTAGTCATACTGATAATTTAGATGTAGTGTTACTTGGACCACAGGTTAGATTTATGCTCAACAATATAAGGGAACAATTAG is a window of Abyssisolibacter fermentans DNA encoding:
- a CDS encoding ABC transporter permease subunit, with amino-acid sequence MKIKTKNIKAIIRNDIRLLKKSKQVYIPMILIPILFVTIIPILMVYGQNIPGNNMMLNNYFLKNIPESINNAIIGYTQQQKMIILMLKYFMAPLFSIIPLIAVNFIAADSIAGEKERKTLEAIKYAPISFKELFLGKIASIMCITMFITTISFILYCLVSNTISMINIKELILPNIAWILVCFYITPLLCFFGIGFMIIVSAKAKGFREAQQMGGFIVLPPIIFTIIQSFGVMVLGIKVLLLLGIVILLIDIFVYKLGVKVFHNNLYNN
- a CDS encoding sigma 54-interacting transcriptional regulator; translation: MKKIDAVYQVLVQLNDKGIKSISAEDLVGYLELNRSSISRYLNELYRNGKVLKSKSRPVLYSLNEKECNSPITKKESEISGFDVIAGSDLSLRVAIQQAKAAILYPPRGLHTLILGETGVGKSMFAELMHDFAKESNVIDNKAPFIRFNCADYVDNPQLILSQIFGVKKGAYTGADSDKEGLLKKSHGGILFLDEVHRLPPQGQEMLFTFIDKGCFRPLGETEKMENVETQIIAATTEYPQSSLLRTFVRRIPMIIEIPPLRDRSLIERYNLLIDFIKSESKRLNKSIYLEKNVLISYLLYECPNNIGQLKSDFQLACAKAFLKYKTNVLGYILIEQVDLQRDVKKGLMNVQKYRKEIDEVLKYKGDVLRFHFNEEKFVNNTVVSLDNDEKSEMFYDIIEKRLLELKDQGLEEKEISQILNIDIESYFNKYISKLPKILPKEKLAKVVNKEIAETVYEILNIAEMKLNKRFDEKVYIGLAIHLQVSIERIRNGNKIFNPKLNFIRVRYADEFLVAMELTKILDNRFNIEFPIDEIGYLAMFLAFDLYEQEIEKDSKVGILVMMHGDSTASSMTNVANRLIGEDYAQAIDMPLNVNVDEMYEVAKEKIINMNNGKGVLLLVDMGSLCNFGEMISDETGINIKTIQMASTPVVIEALSKAVLGRKLNSIYKACIQISRYKIEAKPRNNKIRKFLIITTCFTGEGVAETLKKIISENVIKTSSIEIKALNILDRNDFLAHVEKLSKEYKILAVVGTVNIFIENIPFIPAPDILDGSANDKINKLIKTEEIYMKIEDTLKNHIEIIGIESVVDECRLIIKNIEEVLSIMINEEVKSGIILHIAFMIDRIKNGESNKIVEDFREIRNQYNREFIFIKQALKPLEQKYEININDSELSNIVKIIVKNNEA
- a CDS encoding PTS sugar transporter subunit IIB codes for the protein MIRIMLVCSSGMSTSLLVSKMKKAAEKSNIEVDINAIGSAQLSSHTDNLDVVLLGPQVRFMLNNIREQLEPKGVPVDVINNLDYGTMNGEKVLKFALSLAEK